Part of the Ruegeria sp. AD91A genome, CGCATTGCATCCCGGTGAAGATGTTGGGGCAGGGGGTGCCGAATTCGGTCAGGCGCGATCCGTCCGTGCCGCCCCTGATCGGTATGGAAAGCGGTTCAATCCCCAACTCGCGACACGCATCCCGCGCCAGCTCGACCGGGGTCATGTTGTTTTCCAGCCAATAACGCATGTTGCGGTACTGGTGGCTGATGTCGCAGGTGATGGATGCGCGCGATTCCGTGGCCTGCACGGCGGCGCAGACCTGACGCACGATGTCCCGTTGCACCTCCAGCCCGTCCATCTCGAAATCACGCAGGATCAGCTTGATCTCCATCTCGGATGATCCGCCGTTCATGTCCGTGACATGGATGAAGCCTTCGCGCCCGTCTGTGGTTTCGGGCGTCATGGTGGCCTGAGGCAATGTCTGCACGATCTTCGCCGCCAGATGCGTGGCATTCACCATCTTTTCCTTGGCCAGCCCGGGATGGATCGAAACGCCCTCGATCCTGATCACGGCGCGGTCGGCCGAGAAACTTTCGTACTCGATCTCACCCGCTTGCTGCCCGTCCAGCGTATAGGCAAAATCCACTCCCAGATCCTTGGGCAATTGCTCCGTGACACCCCGGCCGATCTCTTCATCCGGAGTAAACGCGATGCGGATCGGGCCATGTGGGATGTCCTGATTTTCGATCAAGTGCCGTGCCATGGTCATCAGAATCGACACACCGGCCTTGTCATCCGCACCCAGCAGAGTCGTGCCCGATGCGGTGATCAGGTCATGGCCGATCTTTTCGGCCAGATAGGGGTTTTCGTCCGGGGAAAGAACCAGTTCCGGGTTGTCGGGGAAGGTGATATCGCCACCGTTATACCCCTTGATCACCCGCGGCTTGACGCCGGTCGCGTTAAACTGAGGAGCCGTATCGACATGAGCCAAAAAACCCACGGTCGGACCCGGTGCTGTTCCGGGAATGGTCGCGACAACCACACTGTCGCCTGTCATCTTCACATCCTGCGCGCCGATCCCGGTCAGTTCATCGCGCAACAGGTTCAGCATGTTGAACTGGATCTCAGTGCTCGGTGTCGATGGGGATGTCTCGTCACTTTGACTGTCGATGGCGGCATAACGCACCAGCCGGTCTTCAAGTTCCTGATCAAATCTGTCTTGCATAATGGCGCACCTCTCTGGAACGGAAGAAAGAGCGCAAACAGGGGGAAGTCAAGCCGAAGGCTTGACCTCAAAACACAAGAAATCGCGATGTTTTCCATTGCACAAACCCGCCAAAGATTGCTGGCAGGCTTGTACAAAATGAAAGGTTTACGACCCCAGCTTCTTGCTGACCAGTTCGTTGACGGCTTTCGGGTTGGCCTTGCCGCCGGTCGCTTTCATGACCTGGCCCACGAACCAGCCCGCAAGCTTCGGGTTCACCTTGGCCTTCTCGACCTGTGCCGGGTTGGCGGCGATAATCTCGTCCAAAGTGGCTTCGATGGCACCGGTGTCGGTCACCTGTTTCATGCCACGATCTTCAACGATCTGCGCCGGATCACCGCCTTCTGTGTAAACGATTTCGAACAGATCCTTGGCAATCTTGCCCGAGATCGCATCCGACGAGATCAGGTCGATAATCCCCCCCAATTGTGCTGGTGACACGGGTGAATCGGTGATGTCGTGGTCTTCTTTCTTCAGCCGACCGAACAGTTCGTTGATGACCCAGTTCGCAGCCAGTT contains:
- the pepT gene encoding peptidase T, giving the protein MQDRFDQELEDRLVRYAAIDSQSDETSPSTPSTEIQFNMLNLLRDELTGIGAQDVKMTGDSVVVATIPGTAPGPTVGFLAHVDTAPQFNATGVKPRVIKGYNGGDITFPDNPELVLSPDENPYLAEKIGHDLITASGTTLLGADDKAGVSILMTMARHLIENQDIPHGPIRIAFTPDEEIGRGVTEQLPKDLGVDFAYTLDGQQAGEIEYESFSADRAVIRIEGVSIHPGLAKEKMVNATHLAAKIVQTLPQATMTPETTDGREGFIHVTDMNGGSSEMEIKLILRDFEMDGLEVQRDIVRQVCAAVQATESRASITCDISHQYRNMRYWLENNMTPVELARDACRELGIEPLSIPIRGGTDGSRLTEFGTPCPNIFTGMQCVHGPLEWISVQDMALATELCLSVVTKATQAEANGPS